A single region of the Salvelinus sp. IW2-2015 linkage group LG20, ASM291031v2, whole genome shotgun sequence genome encodes:
- the LOC111980601 gene encoding ADP-ribosylation factor-like protein 9: MVLLRHISIALTAAVAAFGSALFIALNYLYRRRIWSPEAEYYMIKEEEDGQRQVLVLGLDGAGKSSMLQGLTATDGDKRGHCRPTRGFNFISLSAPARQLDFLEIGGGEDLRXYWAEYLGKTHALVYVVDSSDRRRLPQAKAELHRLLRLHSQLPVVVLGNKQDKPNALSVSELHEALSLGAVADKRRLFLLAAQLGSDGLIVSRNLQAFQDLLLQLV, translated from the exons ATGGTTCTGCTTCGGCACATATCCATCGCCCTAACTGCAGCGGTGGCTGCATTCGGGTCCGCGCTGTTTATCGCCTTAAATTATTTATACAGAAGGCGAATATGGTCTCCCGAAGCGGAATATTACATGATCAAAGAG GAGGAGGATGGACAGCGCCAGGTGCTAGTCCTTGGCCTAGACGGAGCTGGGAAGAGCAGTATGCTTCAGGGGCTGACAGCCACAGACGGAGACAAAAGAGGGCACTGCCGTCCCACCAGGGGCTTCAACTTTATAAGCCTCAGTGCCCCTGCCCGTCAGCTGGATTTCCTAGAAA TTGGAGGGGGTGAGGATTTGCGTAYGTACTGGGCAGAGTACCTGGGGAAGACGCATGCCCTGGTGTACGTGGTTGACTCCTCTGATAGACGACGTCTCCCACAGGCCAAGGCTGAGCTGCATCGCCTCCTCAGACTGCACTCACaacttcctgtggtggtccttgGGAACAAACAG GACAAGCCAAACGCATTGAGTGTGTCGGAGCTCCATGAAGCCCTGTCTCTGGGGGCGGTGGCTGACAAGAGGAGGCTGTTCCTACTGGCTGCCCAGCTAGGCTCAGATGGCCTGATTGTCTCCCGTAATCTGCAGGCCTTCCAGGACTTGCTCCTACAGCTCGTCTGA